The sequence CGTTGGAAAGATTGATCGCCTCCAGGGTGGTGACCGAATCCGGCCGCGAGGTGACGACCTGGTCCCGGTTCGGGCGGCCCAGCGCGGCCTGCAGGGAATCGCGTTTCCCGAAAGCCGTGCGGATGGGTCTGTCGTCCCATTTTTGCAAGCCATGGGTCTCCATGACCACCGCGAGTTGTCCACCCGCGCCGCCTTTCTTGAAAGCCGCGCCGTCAGCCTTCTGCCAGACACCGGTGACGCTGCGTATCGCATCCAGGAACTGCTCCGCCGTCATCCGTTTCCGGACGGGACCGCGGAACACGTATTCCGCATTCTCGTCCTCACGGATTTCCGCGCGCGATTGGTAGGTCTTCGATGTCGCTATGAGGCGCAGCACGGATTTCAGATCGTAACCGGACTCAACGAGATGGTTCGCAAGGAAATCCAGCAGATCCTCGCTCCATGGGGCCGTATTCATCGCATCGACGGGATGAACGATGCCACGGCCCATGAGCTGCGCCCAGAGGCGGTTCACGATGGTGCGCTGCATCCTGCCGTTATCCGGATGGGTCATCAGGTCGGCGAGCTGTTTCAGGCGCTCGTCGCGGGGCTTTGCCGGATCGATCTGGCCGAGTTCCGGGAAAAGCCATGAGGCGACGGCCATCTCGCCGGTGGGCTTGTCGCAGCGCTCGAGTTCCATGGGTTTTTCCGAATAGATTGCGGCGAGCCCGTATGCCTCTCTCAAAGTCCAGCGGTCGATGAAGCTGTCATGGCAGGAGGCGCACTTCATGTTGATGCCGAGGAAAACCTGCGAGACGTTCTGGGAGAACTGTATCTGTGTCGTCTGGCTGGCGTTTACCTCGCCTCGCCACGTGATCCCGTCGATGAAACCGCGCGACTCCTTAGTCGGTGCGACGAGCTCCCTGACGAATTTGTCGAAAGGCTTATTTTCTAACAGCGAGGGGTACAGCCATCCGGTGACCTGCTGGCGCCCGCCGGTGATGAAGCCCGTGCCGCCGTAGTCGTTGCGCAGGAGGTCGTTCCAGAAAGTCATCCAATGTTCCGCGTAGCCCTGGTTATCGGCCAGCAGGCGGT comes from Akkermansiaceae bacterium and encodes:
- a CDS encoding DUF1553 domain-containing protein, which translates into the protein MTQRIVLHAAVTLTAALSLRAEIDFAHEVIPILEKHCVECHGGDESKGGLSMNTRAMLLEADVLEPGDPDASLLIEVLTDEDPDFRMPPPGKKKAPLNAAEIDALKRWIAADLPWEEGFTFAKDRYEPPLKPRPVKLPAGPKGANPIDLIVAEHFKAEGIRFQGAADDSTFLRRASLDLVGLPPSPDLVAMISPGKPLDRAAVIDRLLADNQGYAEHWMTFWNDLLRNDYGGTGFITGGRQQVTGWLYPSLLENKPFDKFVRELVAPTKESRGFIDGITWRGEVNASQTTQIQFSQNVSQVFLGINMKCASCHDSFIDRWTLREAYGLAAIYSEKPMELERCDKPTGEMAVASWLFPELGQIDPAKPRDERLKQLADLMTHPDNGRMQRTIVNRLWAQLMGRGIVHPVDAMNTAPWSEDLLDFLANHLVESGYDLKSVLRLIATSKTYQSRAEIREDENAEYVFRGPVRKRMTAEQFLDAIRSVTGVWQKADGAAFKKGGAGGQLAVVMETHGLQKWDDRPIRTAFGKRDSLQAALGRPNRDQVVTSRPDSVTTLEAINLSNGPELAGLIRDGAVKIGNDAQPKDLIRKVFRASVSREPTTEETAIGLSMLGEKPSAEDTEDFLWSVFMLPEFHYIN